One stretch of Sylvia atricapilla isolate bSylAtr1 chromosome 4, bSylAtr1.pri, whole genome shotgun sequence DNA includes these proteins:
- the CHRNA9 gene encoding neuronal acetylcholine receptor subunit alpha-9, whose product MRSVESAKGKYAHMLFNELFEDYSNALRPVEDTDKVLNVTLQITLSQIKDMDERNQILSAYLWIRQSWYDAYLRWDKDKYDGLDSIRIPSNLVWRPDIVLYNKADDDFSEPVNTNVVLRYDGKITWDAPAITKSSCVVDVSYFPFDSQQCNLTFGSWTYNGNQVDIINSLDSGDLSDFIEDVEWEIHGMPAVKNVITYGCCSEPYPDVTFTLILKRKSSFYIFNLLLPCILISFLAPLGFYLPADSGEKVSLGVTVLLALTVFQLMVAEIMPPSENVPLIGKYYIATMTMITASTALTIIIMNLHHCGSEAKPVPQWAKVVILDYMSKIFFVYDVGENCTSPKREKEEERRLEGDDGCQRRHKEVRSPLSTRNDDCSLKEKLNGNWNKSYGVHGENVRESVNCCSCYKMLIKNIEYIANCVRDHKANRAKGIEWKKVAKVMDRFFMWIFFIMVFFMSVLIIGKAA is encoded by the exons ATGCGAT CTGTAGAAtcagccaaaggaaaatatGCTCACATGCTGTTTAATGAGCTGTTTGAAGACTACTCCAATGCTCTAAGACCAGTGGAAGACACAGATAAAGTACTGAATGTCACCCTTCAGATCACATTGTCCCAAATTAAAGACATG GATGAAAGGAACCAAATTCTGTCAGCTTACTTATGGATTCGACAAAGCTGGTACGATGCATACCTCAGATGGGACAAAGATAAATATGATGGGTTGGATTCTATCAGGATTCCAAGCAATTTGGTTTGGAGACCAGATATTGTCCTATATAACAA gGCTGATGATGACTTTTCAGAACCAGTGAATACTAATGTCGTGCTGAGATACGACGGAAAAATCACTTGGGATGCCCCTGCTATCACAAAGAGCTCTTGTGTAGTGGATGtgtcttattttccttttgacagCCAGCAGTGCAACCTTACCTTTGGGTCCTGGACCTATAATGGTAATCAGGTAGACATCATCAATTCTCTTGATAGTGGTGACCTCTCTGACTTCATAGAAGATGTGGAATGGGAGATTCATGGTATGCCAGCAGTTAAGAATGTTATCACTTatggctgctgctctgagccttATCCAGATGTGACCTTCACGCTGATTTTGAAAAGGAAGTCCTCTTTCTACATATTTAATCTGTTGCTTCCTTGCATTTTGATCTCTTTCCTGGCCCCACTGGGATTTTATCTCCCTGCAGACTCTGGTGAGAAAGTGTCTCTGGGTGTTACAGTTCTTCTTGCTCTGACTGTGTTCCAGCTGATGGTTGCAGAGATCATGCCCCCATCTGAAAATGTACCATTGATAG GAAAGTACTACATAGCGACTATGACCATGATCACAGCTTCCACTGCATTGACAATCATTATCATGAATCTTCATCATTGTGGCTCAGAAGCAAAGCCTGTCCCACAGTGGGCCAAGGTGGTTATTTTGGATTATATgtcaaaaatcttttttgtttatGATGTGGGTGAAAATTGCACAAGtccaaaaagagaaaaggaagaagaacgTAGATTAGAGGGGGATGATGGGTGTCAGAGGAGGCACAAAGAAGTGAGGAGTCCTCTTTCCACTAGGAATGATGACTGCAGTCTCAAGGAGAAACTCAATGGAAATTGGAATAAAAGCTATGGAGTCCACGGTGAAAATGTTAGGGAGAGTGTTAATTGCTGTTCTTGTTACAAAATGCTGATTAAAAACATCGAGTATATTGCTAATTGTGTTAGAGACCACAAAGCAAACAGGGCCAAAGGAATTGAGTGGAAAAAAGTTGCAAAAGTGATGGACAGGTTTTtcatgtggattttttttatcatgGTGTTTTTTATGAGTGTGCTGATCATTGGGAAAGCTGCTTAA